In Thauera aromatica K172, one DNA window encodes the following:
- a CDS encoding ketopantoate reductase family protein: MKIAVMGAGAVGCFYGGMLARAGHEVVLIGRARHVEAIRRDGLRMEMATFRGCVPIGASTEAEAVRGARLVLVCVKSTDTEAAAAQIAPHLAPEAIVLSLQNGVDNAARLQARLGREVGPAVVYVATEMAGPGHLRHHGRGELVIGPLAAAAELVALFGGAGVAVEVSDNVAGALWAKLILNCAYNALSAITQLPYGRLVQGEGVEGMMRDAVAECLAVAQGDGVVVPDGMWAAVEAIARTMPTQTSSTAQDLARGKPSEIDHLNGYVVRRGAAQGVATPVNRTLHALVKLLEGRATTSADARLQRPH, translated from the coding sequence ATGAAGATCGCAGTGATGGGCGCCGGCGCGGTCGGCTGCTTCTATGGCGGGATGCTGGCGCGTGCTGGCCACGAGGTGGTGCTGATCGGGCGCGCCCGGCATGTCGAGGCGATACGGCGCGACGGCCTGCGGATGGAGATGGCCACCTTCCGCGGGTGCGTGCCGATCGGTGCGAGCACCGAGGCCGAGGCGGTGCGTGGCGCGCGCCTGGTGCTGGTGTGCGTGAAGTCGACCGATACCGAGGCGGCTGCGGCGCAGATCGCGCCGCATCTGGCGCCGGAGGCGATCGTGCTGAGCCTGCAGAACGGTGTCGACAACGCCGCCCGGTTGCAGGCGCGGCTCGGCCGCGAGGTCGGGCCGGCGGTGGTGTATGTCGCGACCGAGATGGCCGGGCCCGGCCACCTGCGCCACCACGGCCGCGGCGAGCTGGTGATTGGCCCGCTGGCCGCGGCCGCCGAGCTGGTCGCGCTGTTCGGCGGCGCCGGGGTGGCGGTCGAGGTCTCGGACAACGTCGCCGGTGCGCTGTGGGCGAAGCTGATCCTCAACTGCGCCTACAACGCGCTCTCCGCGATCACCCAGCTGCCCTACGGGCGGCTGGTGCAGGGCGAGGGCGTCGAGGGCATGATGCGCGACGCGGTGGCCGAATGCCTGGCGGTGGCGCAGGGCGACGGCGTCGTCGTGCCGGACGGGATGTGGGCGGCGGTGGAGGCGATCGCGCGCACGATGCCGACGCAGACTTCATCGACCGCGCAGGACCTCGCGCGCGGCAAGCCGAGCGAGATCGACCACCTCAACGGCTACGTGGTCCGCCGCGGCGCGGCGCAGGGGGTGGCGACG